Proteins encoded within one genomic window of Spirulina major PCC 6313:
- a CDS encoding phosphodiester glycosidase family protein: MTPLTRFKQFLFKLWRRRGLSVGGAIALLIALILYTVPTLQRPPRTDLQRDLFQGVQYDRTVLDSPRPLVIHTLTIDLTVPGVRLIVSPGDPDHPGQTRAATTTDFLRQSRAQIAINGSYFYPFIENTPWDYFPHGGDRVYVLGEAIADGIPYAKPRTDWHPVCFGPTQRMQISADTTCPPDTTQALAGLPRLLISGTLPDRSANRKPYARTIAATNATGTTLWLIIVDGKQPFYSTGMTLMEAGQWAQELGATDAIALDGGGSATLAYETPDGPKLLNAPIHTKIPMTERTIANHIGIYTKPWD; encoded by the coding sequence ATGACACCGTTAACACGATTCAAACAATTTCTATTTAAATTATGGCGGAGACGAGGGCTGAGTGTGGGAGGTGCGATCGCGCTTCTCATCGCTCTGATCCTTTACACCGTCCCCACGCTCCAACGTCCTCCCCGCACTGACCTCCAGCGGGATCTGTTTCAGGGGGTGCAGTACGATCGCACCGTGCTCGACTCTCCCCGCCCCTTGGTGATCCACACCCTCACCATTGACCTCACCGTCCCCGGTGTGCGCCTCATCGTTTCCCCCGGCGATCCTGACCATCCCGGCCAAACCCGCGCCGCCACCACGACCGACTTTCTGCGCCAATCCCGCGCCCAAATCGCCATCAACGGCAGTTATTTTTACCCCTTTATCGAAAATACGCCGTGGGATTATTTTCCCCATGGGGGCGATCGCGTTTATGTTCTCGGTGAAGCGATCGCCGACGGTATCCCCTACGCCAAGCCCCGCACTGACTGGCATCCGGTCTGTTTTGGCCCTACGCAACGGATGCAGATTTCCGCCGATACCACTTGCCCTCCCGATACTACCCAGGCCCTCGCGGGTCTCCCTCGCCTCCTGATTAGCGGGACATTACCCGATCGCTCCGCCAACCGCAAACCCTACGCCCGCACCATTGCCGCCACCAACGCCACCGGGACAACACTTTGGTTAATCATCGTGGATGGCAAACAACCCTTTTACAGCACAGGGATGACCCTCATGGAGGCGGGCCAATGGGCGCAAGAGTTGGGGGCGACGGATGCGATCGCCCTCGACGGTGGCGGCTCTGCAACTCTGGCCTACGAAACTCCCGATGGCCCTAAACTCCTCAACGCCCCCATCCACACCAAAATCCCCATGACCGAACGCACGATCGCTAATCACATCGGCATCTACACCAAACCCTGGGATTAA
- the pyrC gene encoding dihydroorotase — MDILTLTQPDDWHLHLRDGAALRAVLPDTVRQFGRAIVMPNLKPPVRTVAEAAAYRDRILAAIPPGQQFEPLMTLYLTDQTRPEDIEAAKQSGFVKAVKYYPAGATTNSDSGVTDIRKCDRVFATMAALGLPLLLHGEVTDPAVDIFDREKVFIDRHLIPLRDRVPRLRIVLEHITTADAVEFVRGSDRTAATITPQHLLLNRNRIFQGGISPHFYCLPILKREPHRQALLQAATSGNPKFFLGTDSAPHSRDRKETACGCAGCYTAFHALPLYAEAFDSVDALDRLEAFASFHGPDFYQLPRNTQQITLTKKPWQIPTALPFPDSELVPLNPGETLTWQMVH, encoded by the coding sequence ATGGACATTCTCACCCTCACCCAACCGGACGATTGGCATCTACATCTTCGGGATGGGGCGGCGTTGCGGGCGGTCTTACCCGATACGGTGCGGCAGTTTGGGCGGGCGATCGTGATGCCGAACCTGAAGCCACCGGTGCGCACGGTGGCCGAGGCGGCGGCCTATCGCGATCGCATTCTCGCCGCGATTCCCCCAGGGCAACAGTTTGAACCCTTGATGACCCTCTATCTCACCGACCAAACTCGCCCAGAAGATATCGAAGCGGCGAAACAATCGGGGTTTGTCAAAGCGGTGAAATATTACCCCGCCGGTGCGACGACGAATTCCGATTCCGGGGTGACAGATATTCGGAAGTGCGATCGCGTCTTTGCAACCATGGCGGCGTTAGGGTTGCCATTGTTGCTCCATGGCGAAGTGACCGATCCCGCTGTGGATATTTTCGATCGCGAAAAAGTCTTTATTGATCGCCATCTCATCCCGTTGCGCGATCGCGTTCCCCGCCTCCGCATCGTCCTTGAACATATCACCACCGCCGACGCAGTAGAGTTTGTGCGCGGGAGCGATCGCACCGCCGCCACGATCACCCCGCAGCATCTTTTGTTAAACCGGAATCGCATCTTTCAAGGCGGTATTTCGCCCCATTTTTACTGCCTCCCGATCCTCAAACGCGAACCCCATCGCCAAGCCCTCCTCCAGGCTGCCACCTCTGGCAATCCCAAATTTTTCCTCGGCACAGACAGTGCACCCCATAGTCGCGATCGCAAGGAAACCGCCTGCGGTTGTGCCGGGTGTTATACCGCCTTCCATGCCCTGCCCCTCTACGCCGAAGCCTTCGACAGTGTGGATGCACTGGATCGCCTCGAAGCCTTCGCCAGTTTCCACGGCCCCGACTTCTATCAACTCCCTCGAAATACTCAACAGATCACCCTCACGAAAAAACCCTGGCAAATCCCCACCGCATTACCCTTCCCCGATTCGGAACTTGTGCCCTTAAACCCTGGCGAAACCCTCACCTGGCAAATGGTGCATTAA
- the secA gene encoding preprotein translocase subunit SecA: MFKNLFGDPNTRKLKKFQPLVADVNAIEEDIQALSDDELRGKTFEFKEQLAKARTDLERSDILDDILPEAFAVVRETGLRVLGMRHFDVQLIGGMVLHSGQIAEMRTGEGKTLVSTLPAYLNALSGHGVHVVTVNDYLARRDAEWMGQIHRFLGLSVGLIQAGMSPAERKKNYACDVTYATNSELGFDYLRDNMATAMDDVVQRPFNYCVIDEVDSVLIDEARTPLIISGQVERPTEKYLRAAEIARQLFPQNEEEGTGEYEVDEKARNVLLNDEGFAKAEELLGVTDLYDPEDPWAHYIFNAIKAKELFIPDVNYIVRDDEIVIVDEFTGRVLKGRRWSDGLHQAIEAKEGVKIQNETQTLATITYQNFFLLYPKLAGMTGTAKTEEAEFEKIYDLQVTIIPTNLPTRRFDMADVVYKTEEAKWQAVAMECKEMHELGRPVLVGTTSVEKSEVLAKLLQGLQIPHNLLNARPENVERESEIVAQAGRKGAVTIATNMAGRGTDIILGGNSDYMARLKVREYLMPKIVMPEDKELMVSVPGAKGKRKSAPGFGDEAKPPKTWKASSDIFPTELSSQAKTMLKDVVALAVQQYGEQSMPELEAEEKIAIAAENAPVDDPVLEKLREVYNTIRREYEALTGKEHDEVIQLGGLHVIGTERHESRRIDNQLRGRAGRQGDPGSTKFFLSLQDNLLRIFGGDRVAGLMNAFRVEEDMPIESGMLTRSLEGAQKKVETFYYDTRKQVFEYDEVMNNQRRAIYAERRRVLEGFDLKEQVIGYAERTMDDITDAYTNPELPPEEWKLNDLVGKTKEFIYLLADLEPKHLEDMTIGEIKTFLHEEVRKAYDLKEHQIDKIQPGLMRQAERFFILQQIDTLWREHLQAMDALRESIGLRGYGQKDPLIEYKQEGYEMFLETMIDIRRNVVYSLFQFQPQGQPQTQTQTV; the protein is encoded by the coding sequence ATGTTTAAAAACTTATTTGGCGATCCCAACACTCGCAAACTCAAAAAATTTCAACCCCTTGTGGCCGATGTCAACGCCATCGAAGAGGACATTCAAGCCCTATCCGATGATGAACTGCGGGGCAAAACCTTTGAATTTAAAGAGCAACTCGCCAAAGCTCGCACCGACTTAGAACGCAGCGATATCCTTGATGATATCCTCCCCGAAGCCTTCGCCGTCGTTCGTGAAACCGGCCTGCGCGTCTTGGGCATGCGTCACTTCGACGTACAACTGATCGGCGGCATGGTACTCCACAGCGGCCAAATCGCCGAAATGCGCACCGGGGAAGGAAAAACCCTCGTCTCCACCCTCCCCGCCTACCTCAACGCCCTCAGCGGTCACGGTGTCCATGTCGTCACCGTCAACGACTACCTCGCCCGCCGTGATGCCGAATGGATGGGACAAATTCACCGCTTCCTTGGCCTCAGCGTCGGCTTGATCCAAGCGGGGATGAGTCCCGCCGAACGCAAGAAAAACTACGCCTGTGATGTCACCTACGCCACCAACAGCGAACTGGGGTTTGATTATCTGCGCGACAACATGGCCACCGCCATGGATGACGTGGTACAGCGGCCCTTTAACTACTGTGTGATCGACGAAGTGGATTCCGTGCTGATCGACGAAGCCCGCACCCCGTTGATTATTTCCGGCCAAGTGGAACGCCCCACGGAAAAATATCTCCGCGCCGCCGAAATTGCCCGCCAACTCTTCCCCCAAAACGAAGAAGAGGGAACCGGGGAATACGAAGTCGATGAAAAAGCCCGTAACGTCTTGCTCAATGACGAAGGCTTTGCCAAAGCGGAGGAACTGCTCGGCGTGACGGATCTTTACGACCCCGAAGATCCTTGGGCGCATTATATTTTCAACGCGATTAAAGCGAAAGAACTCTTCATCCCCGATGTGAACTACATCGTGCGCGATGACGAGATTGTGATTGTGGATGAATTTACCGGCCGGGTGTTGAAGGGTCGCCGCTGGAGTGATGGTCTGCACCAAGCGATCGAGGCCAAAGAAGGGGTGAAGATTCAAAATGAAACCCAAACCCTCGCCACGATTACCTATCAAAACTTCTTCCTGCTCTATCCGAAATTGGCGGGGATGACGGGGACGGCGAAAACAGAAGAGGCGGAATTTGAAAAAATCTATGACCTCCAAGTGACGATTATTCCCACCAACTTGCCCACCCGTCGCTTTGATATGGCGGATGTGGTCTATAAGACGGAAGAGGCGAAGTGGCAAGCGGTGGCGATGGAATGCAAAGAGATGCACGAACTGGGCCGCCCGGTGTTGGTGGGGACGACGAGCGTTGAAAAGTCGGAAGTCCTTGCGAAGTTGCTGCAAGGGTTGCAGATTCCCCATAATCTCCTCAATGCGCGGCCGGAAAATGTGGAGCGGGAATCGGAAATTGTCGCCCAAGCGGGTCGTAAAGGGGCGGTGACGATCGCAACCAATATGGCGGGTCGCGGGACGGATATTATTTTGGGGGGGAACTCGGACTATATGGCCCGCCTCAAGGTGCGGGAATACCTGATGCCCAAGATTGTCATGCCCGAAGACAAGGAATTGATGGTCAGTGTGCCGGGGGCGAAGGGGAAACGGAAATCCGCCCCTGGCTTCGGGGATGAGGCTAAGCCGCCAAAAACTTGGAAAGCATCTTCGGATATTTTCCCGACGGAGTTGTCCAGTCAGGCGAAAACGATGCTCAAGGATGTGGTGGCCCTGGCAGTGCAGCAGTACGGTGAACAGAGTATGCCGGAATTGGAAGCCGAAGAGAAGATTGCGATCGCCGCTGAAAATGCCCCCGTTGATGATCCGGTGCTGGAAAAACTGCGGGAAGTCTACAACACGATCCGCCGCGAATACGAAGCCCTCACCGGCAAAGAGCACGACGAAGTGATTCAACTGGGCGGCCTCCATGTCATCGGCACCGAACGCCACGAATCCCGCCGGATTGATAACCAATTGCGGGGCCGTGCCGGTCGTCAGGGTGACCCCGGTTCGACGAAATTTTTCCTCAGTTTGCAGGATAATTTGTTGCGGATTTTTGGGGGCGATCGCGTCGCCGGCCTGATGAATGCCTTCCGCGTCGAAGAAGATATGCCCATCGAATCCGGGATGCTGACCCGTTCCCTCGAAGGTGCCCAGAAAAAAGTAGAAACCTTCTACTACGACACCCGGAAACAGGTGTTCGAGTACGACGAAGTGATGAACAACCAACGCCGCGCCATCTATGCCGAGCGTCGCCGCGTTCTCGAAGGCTTCGACCTCAAAGAACAAGTGATCGGCTACGCTGAGCGCACTATGGACGACATCACCGACGCTTACACTAACCCAGAACTTCCCCCCGAAGAATGGAAGCTCAATGACCTCGTTGGCAAAACCAAGGAGTTTATCTACCTTCTTGCCGATCTAGAGCCGAAACACCTCGAAGACATGACGATCGGGGAAATTAAAACTTTCCTCCATGAAGAAGTCCGCAAAGCCTACGACCTCAAAGAACACCAAATCGACAAAATCCAGCCCGGCCTGATGCGCCAGGCGGAGCGGTTCTTCATCTTGCAGCAAATTGATACCCTCTGGCGGGAACACCTCCAAGCCATGGATGCGCTGCGGGAGTCGATCGGGCTGCGGGGTTATGGTCAAAAAGATCCGCTGATCGAATACAAGCAGGAGGGTTATGAAATGTTCCTCGAAACGATGATCGATATTCGTCGGAACGTGGTCTATTCCCTCTTCCAATTCCAGCCCCAAGGTCAACCCCAAACCCAAACCCAAACGGTTTAG
- the aat gene encoding leucyl/phenylalanyl-tRNA--protein transferase: MQIDTATIIDGYSQGYFLMADEQEELGWYTSQKRALIPLDERFRFPKSLRRSLNQNRFTVAIDRDFAAVCAGCAARETTWISPELQDIYFQLHRAGWAHSFETWQGDRLAGGILGLAIRGAFIGESMFFHIPEGSKVAMVKLVEHLRSRQFTLFDAQLQNPHLERFGAYVVGDRAYQVLLQRALAQPCRFV; the protein is encoded by the coding sequence ATGCAGATTGATACAGCAACGATCATTGACGGATATTCCCAGGGCTATTTTCTGATGGCGGATGAGCAGGAGGAGTTGGGCTGGTATACGAGCCAGAAGCGGGCGCTGATTCCCTTAGATGAGCGGTTTCGGTTTCCAAAGTCGTTGCGGCGATCGCTGAATCAAAATCGTTTCACGGTGGCGATTGATCGGGATTTTGCGGCGGTCTGTGCAGGCTGTGCGGCGCGGGAAACAACTTGGATCTCGCCGGAACTGCAAGACATTTATTTCCAGTTGCACCGGGCGGGCTGGGCCCATAGTTTTGAAACCTGGCAGGGCGATCGCCTCGCAGGGGGGATTTTGGGGTTGGCGATTCGGGGGGCCTTTATTGGCGAGTCGATGTTTTTTCACATCCCGGAGGGGTCGAAGGTGGCGATGGTGAAGCTGGTGGAACATTTGCGATCGCGCCAGTTCACGCTGTTTGATGCCCAACTCCAAAACCCCCATTTGGAACGTTTCGGAGCCTATGTGGTGGGCGATCGCGCCTATCAAGTCCTGTTACAGCGAGCCCTAGCCCAACCCTGCCGCTTCGTATAA
- a CDS encoding GTPase has product MTLQFGLRFPEAMRRIKQCNILLIGDTGVGKSTLIQTLLNVGDSISNNVTSEIKAYKHSQLPFCLYDSPGLEWKNKKTESGKKQIIDFIKKQNKLEPKDQIHVVWYCVNSQVTRQADIDNKWIQDVSDLVPVIAVITKSLDKKDKNLRNLLQETQCIRNTSSVMAEPTPTVRGNVKQHGCQNLLHETETLLNEIAERAIQNAIRQKKIVAVHWCALGLTGVIGAQFAPFVKSKFSAGLQVWMLHDITKNFGHSFSKKDIKQLLQVAGIYSFFAMFDGIMENVLSHLPGLDYNNIQSVQQILDHVVSIIGQNAEIIPFKENIIEILQQLSGVNLIANLPALNVLSALEATFSTIVLAAIWIAVMEDYTKRVYEGQDVPNLNELLSQKFSQAKEFLTSLLGQVELA; this is encoded by the coding sequence ATGACACTTCAATTTGGACTAAGGTTTCCAGAAGCAATGCGAAGAATCAAGCAATGCAATATTCTCTTAATTGGTGACACAGGTGTTGGCAAGAGTACACTCATACAAACATTGCTTAATGTTGGCGATTCAATCAGTAATAACGTAACGTCTGAGATTAAAGCATATAAGCATTCACAATTGCCATTTTGTCTTTATGACTCTCCAGGGTTAGAGTGGAAAAATAAAAAAACCGAGTCAGGCAAAAAACAAATTATTGATTTCATTAAAAAGCAAAATAAGCTTGAACCCAAGGATCAAATTCATGTAGTTTGGTATTGTGTAAACTCTCAAGTGACAAGACAAGCAGACATTGATAATAAATGGATTCAAGATGTCTCTGACCTAGTCCCTGTAATCGCTGTTATTACAAAATCACTTGATAAGAAAGACAAAAATCTCAGAAACTTACTGCAAGAGACTCAATGCATTCGCAATACTTCTTCAGTGATGGCAGAGCCAACACCAACAGTACGCGGCAATGTTAAGCAGCATGGTTGTCAGAATTTATTACATGAAACAGAGACTTTGTTGAATGAAATTGCTGAGCGAGCCATCCAAAATGCAATCAGACAAAAGAAAATTGTTGCCGTACATTGGTGTGCTTTAGGTTTAACTGGTGTTATCGGAGCGCAATTCGCTCCATTTGTGAAATCCAAGTTTTCAGCAGGATTGCAAGTTTGGATGCTCCACGACATCACCAAAAATTTTGGACATAGTTTTTCCAAAAAAGATATTAAACAACTGCTACAAGTGGCTGGGATTTACAGTTTTTTCGCAATGTTTGACGGAATCATGGAAAACGTCTTATCTCATCTACCAGGATTAGATTATAACAACATACAAAGTGTGCAACAGATCTTGGATCACGTCGTTTCCATTATCGGACAAAACGCAGAAATCATTCCATTCAAAGAAAATATTATTGAAATTTTACAACAGCTTTCAGGTGTGAATCTTATCGCAAATCTTCCTGCCCTAAATGTCTTGTCGGCACTAGAAGCAACATTTTCAACAATTGTTCTTGCCGCTATTTGGATAGCTGTCATGGAAGACTACACAAAGCGTGTGTATGAAGGTCAAGATGTACCTAATCTAAATGAATTATTGTCTCAAAAGTTTAGTCAAGCTAAGGAATTCTTGACATCTTTATTAGGTCAAGTGGAACTAGCATAA